A region from the Branchiostoma floridae strain S238N-H82 chromosome 9, Bfl_VNyyK, whole genome shotgun sequence genome encodes:
- the LOC118422725 gene encoding steroid 17-alpha-hydroxylase/17,20 lyase-like has translation MWLITLSVSLLVVMFVNWLMDYIKRWRMPPGPFPWPIIGNLSMFSGKSHLTFIDLAKKYGDVFSLKRGMTDVVVLNSVDALREALVEKSVAFAGRPHLQSSEIMSEGRRDMAYTDYSPAWKQHRKLVKSALRECASDKNLETQAHVALRDIIDELVSVESQAVDLHMHINNLVYNVVCPIAFGVRFDLENEDFQHLAGTEEDTYSNSPVGDIYPSLRFLPNRAKTNLQKLTGPFVEYFKHQVDRHRQEFNPDNPRDVTDHMIKAQKEAEEDGAHDITALTDTHLRQIVVDVFSGGTETTTHALRWAIQFFAAHPEIQEKVAAELDSVVGRDRLTGLGDRQNTPYTEATVNEVLRMGIPDPLSLPRATTQDTSLRGYHIPKGTMVLPNLWALHHDPDIWGDPHTFRPERFLDESGKLMPKPFAWMPFCVGRRACPGEKMGMADTYLLLGGLVQNFHFSFPVGERPDDADAPYKVVVTCRK, from the exons ATGTGGTTAATTACTCTCTCTGTGAGTCTGTTGGTTGTAATGTTCGTAAACTGGTTAATGGACTACATCAAAAGATGGCGGATGCCCCCTGGACCGTTTCCCTGGCCAATCATTGGAAATCTTTCCA TGTTCTCTGGCAAGTCCCATTTGACCTTCATCGACCTTGCCAAGAAGTATGGCGACGTTTTTAGCCTGAAGCGGGGCATGACGGACGTGGTGGTGCTGAACAGCGTGGATGCCTTACGGGAAGCTCTGGTGGAGAAGAGTGTTGCGTTTGCAGGCAGGCCACATCTACAATCTT CTGAAATAATGTCGGAGGGTAGGAGAGACATGGCTTATACTGACTACAGTCCAGCCTGGAAACAGCATAGAAAGCTCGTCAAGAGTGCTCTCAG GGAATGTGCATCGGATAAAAACCTGGAAACACAAGCCCATGTAGCCCTTCGGGACATCATTGATGAACTTGTGAGTGTCGAGAGTCAAGCAGTGGATCTTCATATGCACATCAACAATCTGGTCTACAATGTTGTCTGTCCAATTGCCTTCGGTGTCAG ATTCGACCTGGAGAACGAGGATTTTCAGCACCTGGCAGGGACCGAAGAAGATACTTACAGTAACAGTCCTGTCGGTGACATCTACCCTTCTCTTCGATTCCTTCCTAATCGAG CAAAGACTAACTTGCAGAAGCTtacgggcccctttgtggaataTTTTAAACATCAAGTGGACCGCCACCGGCAGGAATTCAACCCAG ATAATccgcgtgacgtcacagatcacaTGATCAAGGCTCAGAAGGAGGCTGAAGAGGATGGTGCCCACGACATCACTGCTCTGACAGACACTCATCTTAGGCAGATTGTAGTTGATGTCTTTTCGG GCGGAACGGAAACCACGACACATGCCCTACGCTGGGCCATCCAGTTCTTTGCTGCCCACCCGGAGATACAGGAGAAGGTGGCTGCTGAGTTAGACAGTGTGGTGGGCCGTGACAGGCTGACTGGGCTTGGTGACCGCCAGAATACTCCATATACGGAGGCCACCGTCAATGAAGTACTGAGGATGGGAATCCCTGATCCATTGTCCCTACCGCGTGCTACGACTCAAGACACGTCACTGC GAGGTTACCATATTCCGAAGGGCACGATGGTACTGCCGAACTTGTGGGCGCTTCACCACGACCCCGACATCTGGGGGGATCCCCACACCTTCCGTCCCGAACGTTTCTTGGATGAGAGTGGCAAGCTGATGCCAAAGCCTTTTGCATGGATGCCTTTTTG TGTTGGTCGCCGCGCATGCCCAGGAGAGAAAATGGGTATGGCCGATACGTATCTCCTGTTGGGCGGACTGGTCCAAAACTTCCACTTCAGCTTTCCGGTTGGTGAGAGGCCAGATGACGCGGATGCACCATACAAAGTGGTGGTGACCTGCCGGAAATAG